Proteins found in one Mangifera indica cultivar Alphonso chromosome 15, CATAS_Mindica_2.1, whole genome shotgun sequence genomic segment:
- the LOC123198395 gene encoding gibberellin-regulated protein 14-like isoform X1, protein MTFTPLLLLLATFVLVSTRVSSCNKEELFLGKAPSATPPPPVSPPKATPPPPVSPPKATPPPSPVSPPKSTPPPAVSPPTSKPSPPISPPKATPPSPPKSTPPRAVSPPTSKPSPPISPPKATPPSPVSPPKTTPPPAVNPPKNTPPPPVSPPKTTPPTMSPPPPPVRTKKDCLPLCGQRCKLHSRKNLCVRACVTCCDRCKCVPPGTYGNKELCGKCYTDMTTRNNKPKCP, encoded by the exons ATGACTTTCACACCTCTGCTGCTTCTATTGGCCACTTTTGTTCTTGTTTCTACAAGG GTTTCATCATGCAATAAAGAGGAACTTTTTCTAGGAAAG GCACCATCTGCAACTCCACCACCACCGGTTAGCCCACCCAAGGCAACTCCACCACCACCAGTGAGCCCACCCAAGGCTACACCGCCACCATCACCAGTAAGCCCGCCCAAGTCTACACCACCTCCAGCAGTGAGCCCACCCACGTCCAAGCCATCTCCACCAATAAGCCCACCCAAGGCCACGCCACCAAGCCCACCCAAGTCTACACCACCTCGAGCAGTGAGCCCACCCACGTCCAAGCCATCTCCACCAATAAGCCCACCCAAGGCCACGCCACCATCACCAGTGAGTCCACCAAAGACCACGCCACCACCAGCAGTGAACCCACCCAAAAACACTCCACCACCACCAGTCAGCCCACCTAAGACTACTCCGCCAACGATGAGCCCACCACCGCCTCCAGTAAGGACAAAGAAAG ATTGCCTCCCATTATGTGGACAGAGGTGCAAATTGCATTCTAGGAAGAATCTTTGCGTTAGAGCTTGTGTTACATGTTGTGACAGGTGCAAATGTGTTCCACCAGGAACTTATGGCAACAAAGAGCTTTGTGGCAAGTGCTACACTGATATGACCACCAGAAACAACAAACCCAAGTGCCCTTGA
- the LOC123198395 gene encoding gibberellin-regulated protein 14-like isoform X2, which yields MTFTPLLLLLATFVLVSTRVSSCNKEELFLGKAPSATPPPPVSPPKATPPPPVSPPKATPPPSPVSPPKSTPPPAVSPPTSKPSPPISPPKATPPSPVSPPKTTPPPAVNPPKNTPPPPVSPPKTTPPTMSPPPPPVRTKKDCLPLCGQRCKLHSRKNLCVRACVTCCDRCKCVPPGTYGNKELCGKCYTDMTTRNNKPKCP from the exons ATGACTTTCACACCTCTGCTGCTTCTATTGGCCACTTTTGTTCTTGTTTCTACAAGG GTTTCATCATGCAATAAAGAGGAACTTTTTCTAGGAAAG GCACCATCTGCAACTCCACCACCACCGGTTAGCCCACCCAAGGCAACTCCACCACCACCAGTGAGCCCACCCAAGGCTACACCGCCACCATCACCAGTAAGCCCGCCCAAGTCTACACCACCTCCAGCAGTGAGCCCACCCACGTCCAAGCCATCTCCACCAATAAGCCCACCCAAG GCCACGCCACCATCACCAGTGAGTCCACCAAAGACCACGCCACCACCAGCAGTGAACCCACCCAAAAACACTCCACCACCACCAGTCAGCCCACCTAAGACTACTCCGCCAACGATGAGCCCACCACCGCCTCCAGTAAGGACAAAGAAAG ATTGCCTCCCATTATGTGGACAGAGGTGCAAATTGCATTCTAGGAAGAATCTTTGCGTTAGAGCTTGTGTTACATGTTGTGACAGGTGCAAATGTGTTCCACCAGGAACTTATGGCAACAAAGAGCTTTGTGGCAAGTGCTACACTGATATGACCACCAGAAACAACAAACCCAAGTGCCCTTGA